The following nucleotide sequence is from Vitis vinifera cultivar Pinot Noir 40024 chromosome 14, ASM3070453v1.
GTGAATTTTGATGGATCACACCAAAAGGATCATCCTTGGTTGCCTTAGCATAGAACTTTTCCAAGACTGGATAGGGCAGTGTTTGAATGTTCTCAGTTTCACACCTCATTGTAATTGCCTTTGTGGTGGAAAACACTAAAAAGTGTTCAGTTCTCTGCATGACTTGGTTATCATTGGTTGGCTTAGCATAGAACTTTTCCAAGACTGGATAGGGCAGTGTCTGAATGTTCTCAGTTTAACACCTCATTGTAATTGCCTTTGTAGTGGAAACACTAAAGAGTGTTCAGTTGTCTGCATGACTTGGTTGGTTGGTTTCTACCTTTGCTTTGTTAATGTAATTTTGATATGAGCATGTTAGTTACATTTAGCTTTACAATAACTTCGTTTTAATTTGCTTGCAGGTTTTATGCTTCAGAAGTGCTTCTTGCTCTTGAGTATCTGCACATGTTGGGGGTGGTTTATAGAGATTTAAAGCCTGAAAATGTTTTGGTGAGGGAGGATGGCCACATCATGCTCTCAGATTTTGACTTATCGCTGAGATGCTATGTGAGTCCCACCCTTGTTCAAACCAGCAGTGACCCATCATTTAGGATATCTTCATACTGCATCCAGCCATCTTGCATTGATCCTGCATGCAAATTATCAGTCTGTGTAGAGCCCTCTTGCTTGCAGCCCTCTTGCTTTAAGCCTCGGCTGTTTAAGGCTAAATCAAGGAAGCCCAGAAGTGAAAGATTAAGTTTGACAAATCTAGATTCACTTCCTATGCTGATTGCAGAACCAACTGGTGCCCGCTCCATGTCATTTGTTGGGACCCATGAATATTTAGCTCCTGAAATAATCAGAGGGGATGGTCATGGTAGTGCTGTTGATTGGTGGACTTTTGGTATTTTCTTGTATGAGTTACTACATGGGAGGACACCATTTAAAGGCAATGGGAACCGAGAGACATTGTTCAATGTTGTTGGCCAGTCTCTGAAGTTTGCTGAAGGATCCTCTATTAGTTTTGCTGCCAAGGACTTGATACGGGGTTTGCTTGTAAAGGATCCACAGAAGAGATTAGGATACAAAAGAGGTGCCACAGAGATCAAGCAGCATCCCTTCTTTGAAAGTGTCAACTGGGCTCTCATTCGCAGTACTCACCCTCCTCAAATCCCTAAACCTGTTGATCTTGAATGTCTTAATCACACATCATCCTCATCCATGCGTCTAAATGACAAGGGAGCTACGGACTCAGATAGATCATCAGGTCCTTActtagattttgaatttttctaatGAATTTTGGTGGAACAATAGTAGCAGTTGCTCTTGAGGTCATTGAAGTTTTCATTGTTAGTGTGTATTCATTTCCTCAATGAAATCTTGTTTCCTTTTAgaagattcttcctttttctaccATCAACTTGTGGGGTCTGTTAGATTTTTGCAATTCCCTCAGGTTGCTTTTTCAGGGGCATAGCATATAGCCCATGACCTCAAATTAGCATGAaaaacccttttttctttttggaatacttcaaaaagaaaagggcCAAGAAGAAAGCAAAATCAACTTTCATTGCAACTTGTTTTTCATGCTGCAGCTGTCACGGGTCCTCAGCCTTGGAGTTTCTTAAGGTAATGATGGTCCTCCAATGGTGGGTCTCCCCCTCCTTTTCACCATACTCCTTTCTATGTGACCACTGTTTGTCCTGAATCCATATTGGCCCTCAAACTTCGCCTCCAGATGTTCAATTGGataaagaggaaagaaaaaaatacatatatgaaATGGACAAATCAGAGAAAAGCTTTAGGTATTGTAGGCCACTGAATTCCTCTGGCAACAAGGAATTGTGGTGTCTCTGTCACAGTGACCTTTATTTCTCATGGTTGCTTCTACCTTTGTTTGGATTCTGCTTCCTTGAATTGTTGAAGGGCTGCTTTATTCTTCTGTAGACCACCACAGGCTTTTCTTTGAGATTGATTTATCAGTCTTTCTTGGATACTATTTGTCGAATAGAGGATTGATGCTGATTGCACAAGATTGATAATGATGCTTGCTCCTTCTCTTCTCTTGCATACATTCTGCAGTACCATCACCATTTCTTTTgcttcaattttgtttttttatttttattttttaagaaaattcaaatatccCGGGCCATATGGTCTGTTTTGAACCCATCAGTATTTCTCTTTTCAAGcgataaaataatttcttcGAGTCTTTGGGAATATGAGAATCTCATGTTTTCTATCATTTCCTAACAAAATATATGGCTATGATGTATTAGTGAACACCCCcatattcaaattcatttattatataGCCAATAATCTAATCATATTGAAGAGATCTTATTCTTAATATGTTTGATGGACTATCATCTTTATGCTAAATAGTAAATTCATCCTCCAAATTCTTATACCATATTTGAAATAGAGGGATTTgggtggaaaaagaaaaaataaataaaattgaatccaATGTTTTAGATGGGGAGaattcttcttaaaaataagagaaaaaatgtcaaatcattttaaaggtaagaaaagaaaagaaaaaaaaaacaattacatttaaaaatggtAGGAATTcatgaatttaaatttgattaaaataggtataaaatcataatttcttATTGtgtacatgtttttttttttttttttttttaactctttcttCTATTTATTCTATGATaccatcaatttcaattttcattttcaatttatttcaaatggatattaagaaattttctttttattaaaaacatatttttgtcaAGTTACTTTTTAGGTAATAATTGATTTAAAAAGGTCTTAAAGGAAggtatattttgtttattatgaaaaatatgaataaaaaattttaaatataaataaaatttattagaaatttatgcattttaaaattatttaatttttttaggtataaaaatgacttattaattttaactttttttttctactattgttcactccattttctttcctttttttcctggaattattaaaatcaacgagttcttttttatttcttttacaaaactgaaaattttaacttttcctttttatacaaaatgagataattaattaaaaatcaattctttcatttaaaattctattatttgaattctttttctttaaaatttaatttcaaatcaagAGTAAAGTAAATTTTATCCacgtaattttttttaacataaaaactTAATAAGTTAGCATGAAAccttaaaaaattgtatttaaatgttattgattttatcaaaagattagatataaatgtattaaaataatttcttatttttcatcatattaGTTCAAAGTCAaagtaaatattatatttttcacattgcaatagaatattataaagttttatcaaaataattttttatttagtgtttggtaaaacttattatttaatttttattttaaagattaaggttatttaataaaattaatttaaaatttactcTAAATcgtcaaattgacatatttatccttataaattgtAACTAGAGTAAAGAATGTCAGATAACAATAGAGATAGTAAAGTAGTCAAAAAAATTGTAAGGATAATTAtgacaaaaaatgataaaaacgtaaaataaaaatgtaaacttaaaaataatataattatttttatttattatttaaaattatttttaatttaaagttatattattaaattattttatcaaacatattaattattatttaatgacttaaattaagttattaagtcattttaagttattaagttagtttatggggttttaagttttataaaaagttgtatatatcttttttttcaaaagaaacacCCTTACAGAAAATTGGGATATCTTACTATTAATTCCATtgattgaagaagaaaaggccTCCAacaaaatttgtttaatttggtcAGTCCAATTAGTTCACATATTTTATGTAGAGTACATGGGTGATTGCCACGTGTTGGCATACCCTTGGTTGCAATCACCCTTGGTTGTGCTCTTAAAATTCTCAGATGTATGCTTCTTCATTGAGTCGTCATTGTTGAAAAATAAAGGTGTCAAGGGGCcaaaacatgcatatatatataaaagaaaatgtaggCCATGAGTGAGAACAACGTTAGACTAGTGAGTGTGACAAGATTCAAGTGTGGACAATAAATTCCGAAAATCAAAGGAAACAATATAAAATGGACGGTGATACCAAGATGCTAGAGGATTTCCATCTTCACTTGCACCTAGTGCGTGTTACATCCTCAACTTCCTAATTGAAAAAGGTGGTCCACATTATCATATAATTaatcctatttataatttttctttcttatttgaaaTCATCATATTGTAAAGTTAAATACCCGTGACTAACCGATATTTCAAATAGTACCATatgaaatagatgaaaaaaaaatattataaaatatatcgatcaaagaaaatttgaagcGTGATGATTAAAAAATAGCTAATTGACTATTAATAGATAGCGACTCGATCAAaggaaccatccaaatcaaGTAAATTTCCACATGAGAATTTCTATCTTGTGATTTAGTAACTATTagttaaaatatcaattatgCTACATTGAAATTGTATTATTGAATAGTTTTTACTAGacttgtattattattattatattgatgaGGCTTGTAGAGTTCCAAAATTCAAGGATCCAAAATCAATGTACAAAAACTTTGCCAATGGTTTCTATGCTTGAGCGTTTAGGCGCGTTGGGCGAGGCCGCGAGGGCGAATGTGGCATATCCTCCATGGAGTTTCACTTTTTTGAAGCTTCAAAGACTGGACTAAACTAAATTATGTCGATCATTACGAGAATTTTTCATCTACACTTTTTCGGAAATCTCGGCGCCTCCATTGTTCTCATAAACCTAAACATTGTCCCCACGTTAACTCCTCTCTATATAACCGTATAAACCACCAAAAAACCCACTCCAACCCTTCTTCAACACAGTACTCCATTTTGTAGCCAACGAAGAGCCAAATGACCAAATCAAACCTCCACTCTCCTCCCACCTCCCTAACCATCGATCAATGCACCTCCATCGGCCGGGAAAAGGAGACGGTTGTGGCGGACATGGACGGAACTCTTCTCAGAGGGCGCAGTTCGTTCCCCTACTTTGCACTTGTTGCCTTCGAGGTTGGTGGGATTTTTAGGCTTCTTCTGTTGTTGCTATGTTCTCCATTGGCTGGAGTTCTCTACTACTTCATATCGGAGCCAGCTGGCATTCAGGTGCTCATATTCGCGACCTTTGTGGGGATGAAGGTTTCGGATATCGAGTCGGTGGCGCGGGCAGTTTTGCCCAAGTTTTACGCGAGCGACCTGCACCCGGAGGCGTGGAGGGTGTTCTCGTCGTGTGGGAAGAGGTGTGTGCTCACCGCGAATCCGAGGATTATGGTGGAGGCCTTCCTGAAGGATTTTTTGGGTGCAGACATGGTGTTGGGGACGGAGGTGGACACGTATAAAGGGAGAGCTACTGGGCTTGTCCGTGGTGGTGGGGTTCTTGTTGGGAAGAGAAAGGCAGAGGCCCTCCGAAATGCCTTCAGCGAGACGTCTTTACCGGAGATTGGACTCGGTGATCGGGAGACGGATTATCCATTTATGAGTCTCTGCAAGGTTTGTCGGCTACCCAACACTATATATCACTAATTTTAATTGTTGAGAGAATTAAGTAAGCTCCAAGGCCATGGCCAATGGTTCTTGCGTAGTGTCAGGTTGACCATGCATGGTTTTGTTGTATGTTATGTCACCAAGAATTATAGCATAGAACCTGGCATTGGAGGTTGACCATGTGTGAAGAGTTGGTAGTTGATGGGATTTATTCATATAAAGCAATTATGCTGTGCAGTTTTCCTTTTATGGTCACCAATTGGAAGGGTTTTGCAAGGGTTACAGTCAGGCTGAGCTCAGACTCAAGGTCAAAACCCAATCAAAGCTCATTCCACAAAGCTAAGCAAACAGCATTTAGGGAAGTTAGTTACTTTTATCACTAATAGGCCCTCTGCTTTATGGGAGGAAAGTGCTTAAACGCATTTGTCTTTAAAAGTCGaacataattttcaaaaatattttgcatggttaaaaattttattaccaTATACTTTTACTTCAACTTTTAACTGAacccaaaaatagtaactatgCCAAACATACCTGAACCACAGACTAGAAGACCAATTGTGACCCAAACTCAAAGACTGGGCTCAAAAGATTTGACCCATTTAATCTTAgtccaaactcaaataaaacTTAGGCTTAGCTGTTGGGCATGTCAGTAGGGTACATCTCATTCTCTCCATATATCCGGCCACTATAGTATCTTCTTAGGAAGATAGAGAGCATCTCAATATTGAGGGtcataatatatgaaattctCATGGAATATGCTGATTTCATGCAGGAGAGTTACATAGTTCCAGCGAAGCCTGAGGTGGAGGCTGTTAGCCATGACAAATTGCCAAAGCCCATTGTATTCCACGACGGCCGCCTCGTCCAAAAACCAACCCCTTTCATGGCGCTTCTCACCATCCTCTGGATCCCAGTAGGCTTCCTCTTGGCCTGCTTGCGCATCGCCGCTGGTGCGCTCCTTCCAATGCCGCTTGTCTACTACGCCTTTTGGGCACTCGGTGTCAGAGTTTATATCAAGGGCAACCCCCCTCCACCAGCCAAAAAATCAATAGGCCAATCTGGCGTCCTCTTCATTTGCTCTCACAGAACCCTCCTCGACCCTATCTTCCTCTCCGCCGCATTAGGCCGCCCTATCCCTGCAGTCACGTACTCCCTTTCTCGTCTCTCCGAATTCATCTCCCCCATCAAGACAGTCCGGCTCAGTCGCGATCGAGCCACCGACGCAGCAATGATAAAGAAGCTCTTAGAGGCAGGTGACCTAGCCATATGTCCCGAAGGAACCACTTGCAGGGAGCCATTTCTGCTAAGATTTTCTGCCTTGTTTTCTGAGCTAACCGACGAGCTGGTGCCGGTGGCTATGGCAAACCGCATGACCATGTTTCATGGGACAACAGCTAGAGGTTGGAAGGGGATGGACCCCTTTTACTACTTCATGAACCCTAGCCCTGCCTATGAGGTAAACTTCTTGAATAAGCTTCCACATGAGCTCACTTGCGGTGCTGGAAAATCGAGCCACGACGTCGCGAACTACATACAGAGGATGATTGCCGCAAGTCTATCATATGAGTGCACCAACTTCACTAGGAAGGATAAGTATCGGGCACTGGCCGGGAACGATGGAACTGTAGTGGAAAAGCCCAAGGTTGATGCTAATAAAGTCATGGGCTGCTAGAAATCagatgttttttcctttttcatgtgAGCTTTGCTTGATCTTTTTTCTCATATCATGCATTGTTTGCCTTAATTTTGTGGGCGTAACCGATTATAGTTTGTTCTCTTTAAAGCTGAAGAACAAAAAATGGTCAGGGCATCCATGGCTAGCCGCTCCATTTGTTTTTACAAATGAAAAGTGAATTAAGGtgtaaaatcaaaatgattCTGCATGACATGAAAGTTTGAGGTCTTGGTTCATGGAACTCCCTCAAGGGTTGAATAGACTGTCTTTCTTTGTagttgaaattcaaatttctaattttaaatttctatttgttctcttattaaatgtatttaattaataaaataaagaataatcaATCTCACATTGAAGACACGGATGTATGTGGAAAACTAATATTAATCGAAACTTATACTTATTAGTACATAAATTAGGTCgcactcatatatatatatatatatatatatatatatatatatatatatatatatataaccctTAAGACCTatattgatcaaaacttatttttatgttcATGATGAAGCACCTTTAGAAGGAACACTTTAACAAGTAAATGGGATACAATCAAGCACCAAGAGTAAACTCCAACTATATGTGTGTTTCGACAATATTAGAATTACGtagaaataatgataatatacTCTAGGGTAGAGGGGTGTTATTCAATAACACACCACTAAACATGTCTATGGGATACAAACTCTAATGGATAGGGATAGGTGAATGTTTTAGTTTGGAATctatggagaagaaaaaaattctttaagtgcttgaaaaaaaaaaaaacaaaagatcaCTTCAGAGTGtgttaagcatttttttttagaaaatggttCTACTCTTTTATATTTAGATgataaaagttttcaaatattaaaaatgttaaaagtttTTTCTAAAATCGCTATTAAATAGACtgtaaatacttttaaaatgaGCTCAAGTAGCGCCAAAAGAGTTTGAGCGCTTTTAAAAGGTCATTTGGATAGTTAAGTGTTCCTTTATATGATTTTCTAGTTTGAGCGCTTTTAAAAGGCCATTTGGGTAGTTAAGTGTTTCTTtatatgattttcctttttaaatctaatttattgTCCAATAAGTTTATACATTTGTTATGTATctcatttatattattatactTTCAACAACACAAGTATACTTATGAATGAATTTGTTGTGATCTTGAGTTTTCAAGGTCAATGTAAGAAGTATgtaaatttaaaactcaaaatacttggaataaaattacaaatttaaactaattagtCTAACACACTAACAATATccctttttaataattttgtgacaaaataaTGATTGTATAAATCATTTAATGCTTTTAAATAAGGTTTACAGATCACTAGTCATGCTCAAATCTAAACTAAACATTttataaactaatttttcaattttacaaTGACAAATCTTGAatattaattcttaaaaaaaaaaaaaaaaagaacagttGACCCACACACACTTGAACAATAATACCATTTCATTTTCaccaaaatatatttattattttaatattatacaaaattataaaatatcgAAGATTGATGTATCTTTTATAGATTTGATTACTTAACATAtaaatagttaatttattttcttgattttccttttgtgaTGTTGTGCTTTTATTATTACGTGAAAGATTGGTTATAAACTTCTTAAGCTTCTTTAAGGAGAATTTTAAATAAGTCGGGACATTCTTTCAAAATATCCTATAATTTAGGTAataatcttttgttttattttaatgaatttgatttattttgttggtTGTGGCGTAGGGTTGTTGTTATTGGAGTATGAGTtgggtttggtttggtttgttTGATTCTATTAGGTCcgaaacaaagaaatcaaaactCACATCAGCCAAGTCAATTTCCACAAGTCCTAGGCCTTTTGGTGGGTAAGGATGCCACCAATCTGGAATGCCTGCAAGGAGGCCTGCAACAGCGCCTAAACGGCGTCTTTTGAACGCCTGAAACGGCGCCGAAATGGCGCCTTTTGAACGCCTGAAATGGCGTCTGCCACTGCACCACCGTCTGGAAGCCATAATAGCTTCTCGCTCGCCTGAAGCGGCGTTCCCAGCCCTCCTCTTGCTCTGGAtcttttgtttgtgtttttaaaaaatgttttggtGAAAATGGGAACCGCAACAAGGCTCCGATACCAATTGTCAGATGTTTATTCTCCAttatcaccaaaaaaaaaaatatatatatatatatcaagcaTTAAAAATACATGTTTTCCTGTCCACTTTGGAACATACTTGAACCCATTGTTTGCCGATGATGAATAAGATATGAATCTTCTAAGGCTGTAGAGGGGAACCACCGTCACTGTATTCTCTTTGGCGATGGGAGCGGGAGAGAACGCATTCCGTTCTATTCCAAAATACTCAAAAGGGAACAGACACTTAACTTATATTCCCCCTAtgcttagggaccataccctttgGTGATGTGAACCTCAATCGACACgctttgagacccaacaaatagtattggaataattgcccaagaaagctaaaatacagatttttgataaaaccctgacccaacgtttataagtgaaaTGTGAACCAAAAGTATAAATAACAGACCTTGACCCAATAATTACAATGGAATCACGAACCGAAGGTATTAAGTTTGAACGccacaaggaagaatccctgataagttcatagtttttttaagaa
It contains:
- the LOC100259433 gene encoding glycerol-3-phosphate acyltransferase RAM2, translating into MTKSNLHSPPTSLTIDQCTSIGREKETVVADMDGTLLRGRSSFPYFALVAFEVGGIFRLLLLLLCSPLAGVLYYFISEPAGIQVLIFATFVGMKVSDIESVARAVLPKFYASDLHPEAWRVFSSCGKRCVLTANPRIMVEAFLKDFLGADMVLGTEVDTYKGRATGLVRGGGVLVGKRKAEALRNAFSETSLPEIGLGDRETDYPFMSLCKESYIVPAKPEVEAVSHDKLPKPIVFHDGRLVQKPTPFMALLTILWIPVGFLLACLRIAAGALLPMPLVYYAFWALGVRVYIKGNPPPPAKKSIGQSGVLFICSHRTLLDPIFLSAALGRPIPAVTYSLSRLSEFISPIKTVRLSRDRATDAAMIKKLLEAGDLAICPEGTTCREPFLLRFSALFSELTDELVPVAMANRMTMFHGTTARGWKGMDPFYYFMNPSPAYEVNFLNKLPHELTCGAGKSSHDVANYIQRMIAASLSYECTNFTRKDKYRALAGNDGTVVEKPKVDANKVMGC
- the LOC100264610 gene encoding serine/threonine-protein kinase D6PK, whose amino-acid sequence is MGNQATGDDDSVSSSTVTNSDNNAISNVVDEATENLESAEINNGADETTKNVEISNAEDEAKKDVETTEISNGDAAEATENGESVDCVESEKSSLSSASYSNSSDANETNFRSFCASKPHRGNDIRWDAIQCVKAKDGDMGLCHFRLLKKLGCGDIGSVYLAELRGMSCLFAMKVMDKGMLEERKKLMRAQTEREILGLLDHPFLPTLYSHFETEKFSCLLMEFCSGGDLHTLRQRQPGKHFSEQAARFYASEVLLALEYLHMLGVVYRDLKPENVLVREDGHIMLSDFDLSLRCYVSPTLVQTSSDPSFRISSYCIQPSCIDPACKLSVCVEPSCLQPSCFKPRLFKAKSRKPRSERLSLTNLDSLPMLIAEPTGARSMSFVGTHEYLAPEIIRGDGHGSAVDWWTFGIFLYELLHGRTPFKGNGNRETLFNVVGQSLKFAEGSSISFAAKDLIRGLLVKDPQKRLGYKRGATEIKQHPFFESVNWALIRSTHPPQIPKPVDLECLNHTSSSSMRLNDKGATDSDRSSGPYLDFEFF